The following are encoded together in the Leptolyngbya sp. 'hensonii' genome:
- a CDS encoding Uma2 family endonuclease, translated as MTIAINQPIQQKPLSFDEFLARYGDDNRYELIDGEVFNLEPTGSHEEVAAFITAKICVQIDGTGLPWFVLQRGLLRPSNIGMTAFRPDVAVVDRDELTKELLWSDQSILTLGSSIKFVAEVVSSNWQNDYARKVEDYAVLGIPEYWIADYAGLGGTRHIGKPKQPTLSICTLVDGEYEIQQFQGNQTIVSPTFSDLELTAEQVLRAGR; from the coding sequence ATGACCATTGCGATCAACCAACCAATACAGCAGAAGCCACTCAGCTTTGACGAGTTTCTCGCCCGTTATGGTGACGATAACCGCTATGAACTGATCGATGGAGAGGTATTCAACTTGGAACCAACGGGTTCGCATGAAGAGGTTGCAGCCTTCATTACCGCAAAGATCTGTGTCCAAATCGACGGAACAGGCTTACCTTGGTTTGTCCTTCAGCGGGGACTATTACGCCCTTCTAATATTGGTATGACCGCATTTCGACCTGATGTTGCAGTAGTCGATCGAGATGAACTTACCAAAGAACTGCTTTGGTCTGACCAATCAATCCTAACGCTGGGCAGTTCGATTAAATTTGTGGCGGAAGTTGTTAGTAGCAACTGGCAAAATGATTATGCCCGTAAGGTTGAAGATTATGCGGTTTTGGGCATTCCCGAGTATTGGATTGCAGACTACGCAGGATTAGGTGGTACTCGACACATTGGAAAGCCCAAACAACCCACCCTCTCTATCTGTACGCTAGTGGATGGGGAGTATGAAATTCAGCAATTTCAGGGCAATCAGACCATCGTCTCTCCAACCTTCTCAGATTTAGAACTGACGGCTGAACAGGTGTTGAGGGCTGGTAGGTAA
- a CDS encoding DEAD/DEAH box helicase, with amino-acid sequence MDSETAELQTQLIEQYHQLSPLEQQIVQVLSIIYDAVARTMLIACLNHMGTRDAQGKPLISATLKPHIDRLLELGIVTQAQGQGPCCHPLLVEVATRHAVALNHFEKIVQAVEEKLPITSRWGNGPRYFSKQTQLIREVRIGFYRQDIAFIEKQFEDYYRYNYQDKIFPSEIFQQICNNPFDPEWFSTLHLELYEITLTGLLNDSMLDLTPAKDAFNLLLQGCVTQERTSDNLCICLIEQLILRGRLSEAHKILEQLSAPCRNHAGNLQGWLYFMQGDYERAIEQYTLALQTLKKATGKRKIYFQSMSGLFFILALLKQGSPEQLREAEGYAALARQSDQWLSPTYGLLESVLKLQQGDLSQKDWAIQASETMGEFSIELLFRSLCLYWVDADRAKKLLPQVVELLCEQAETAGYDWLTLETAALLSRLKPRGAYSGQAETLRQKTGICPMVDLLQPREPWDLCLSALANLRPASPQTPAKSEATQRLVWFITYTTKAWLLQPREQTITAKGDWSKGRNIALKRLKNNLNELTYFTPQDREVCAHLKALSSGYYGQVDYVFDEKAIVALIGHPLVFWENAPTVSVEVVKGEPELLVQEGKEGQMTLQLSPKLQENQPILVVKESPTRLKVFQIKPEHRRIAEILGKQNRLQVPAVAKERVLAAIGAVSGIVTVHSDIGGGVGSATGVPSDSKPHVHLLPAGAGLKVAVLARPFAQGGPYYRPGAGGATVIAEIDGQRLQTTRELREEKRLAKAAIAACPTLVRQPEQEGEWRVEDPEDCLELLLELQALGENIVLEWPEGEKIRVSHQASLQNLRLKIQRQNDWFATSGELKLDDTLVLDMQHLLELLQQAPGRFIPLGDGQFLALTHEFRKRLEELQTFADKQGKGLRIHPLAALAMEDWVNEVGTLQADQHWKTHIRRLREMQSLQPQLPSTLQAELRDYQLEGFQWMARLAHWGVGACLADDMGLGKTVQALAVILTRAPAGPTLIVAPTSVCMNWLEEAHRFAPTLNLIQLGSGDRQKVLNQLQPFDMLVCSYGLLQQEEVAEMLAQVQWQTIVLDEAQSIKNFATKRSQAAMTLQGGFKLITTGTPIENHLGELWNLFRFINPGLLGSLEHFNQRFATPIERYQDERARQHLKKLIQPFLLRRTKNQVLQELPSRTEILLHVELSREELAFYEALRQEAVAKLADSDAVSGAKHLQVLAEIMRLRRACCNTRLVAPDLGLPSAKLTLFGEVLAELLENRHKALVFSQFVDHLHLIRDYLDQQQIRYQYLDGSTPASERKKRVTAFQSGEGDVFLISLKAGGTGLNLTAADYVIHMDPWWNPAVEDQASDRAHRIGQQRPVTIYRLVAKHTIEEKIVNLHQHKRDLADSLLEGTEMSGKMSTDELLRLISSEA; translated from the coding sequence ATGGATTCAGAAACCGCAGAACTGCAAACCCAGTTGATCGAGCAATATCACCAGTTGTCTCCTCTGGAACAACAGATTGTCCAGGTCCTATCTATTATCTACGATGCCGTTGCCCGGACGATGTTAATCGCCTGCCTGAATCACATGGGAACCCGCGATGCACAGGGGAAGCCGTTGATCAGTGCAACCCTGAAACCCCACATCGATCGCCTGTTAGAGTTAGGGATAGTCACCCAAGCCCAGGGGCAGGGGCCTTGCTGCCATCCTCTGCTGGTGGAAGTTGCCACCCGTCATGCGGTGGCGCTGAACCACTTTGAAAAAATAGTTCAGGCGGTAGAAGAGAAGCTTCCCATTACCTCTCGGTGGGGCAATGGCCCTCGTTATTTCTCCAAGCAAACTCAACTCATTCGGGAAGTCCGAATTGGGTTTTATCGTCAGGACATTGCTTTTATTGAGAAACAGTTTGAGGACTATTACCGATATAACTACCAAGACAAAATTTTCCCCAGTGAAATCTTTCAACAGATCTGTAACAATCCCTTTGATCCAGAATGGTTCTCCACCCTGCACTTAGAGCTGTACGAAATTACCCTGACTGGGCTCTTGAACGACTCCATGTTGGATCTGACCCCTGCCAAGGATGCCTTTAATCTGCTGCTACAGGGATGCGTCACCCAGGAGCGGACTTCAGACAATTTGTGCATTTGCTTAATCGAACAATTGATTCTCAGGGGTCGCCTGTCAGAAGCTCACAAGATCCTGGAGCAATTGTCAGCCCCCTGTCGGAATCATGCAGGCAACCTGCAGGGCTGGTTGTACTTTATGCAGGGAGACTATGAGCGGGCGATCGAGCAATATACCCTGGCTTTGCAAACCCTGAAAAAGGCTACGGGCAAACGGAAAATATACTTCCAGTCCATGAGTGGCCTTTTTTTTATCCTGGCCCTGTTAAAGCAGGGGTCGCCAGAGCAATTGCGGGAGGCGGAAGGGTATGCGGCTCTGGCCCGTCAATCTGACCAATGGCTGAGTCCGACCTATGGATTACTGGAAAGCGTGCTCAAATTGCAGCAGGGGGATCTCTCCCAAAAAGACTGGGCCATTCAAGCCTCAGAGACGATGGGAGAGTTCAGCATTGAACTCCTGTTTCGATCGCTCTGCCTTTACTGGGTAGATGCCGATCGGGCGAAAAAGTTGCTGCCCCAAGTGGTGGAGTTACTGTGTGAGCAAGCTGAGACGGCTGGATATGACTGGCTAACCCTGGAAACGGCAGCACTGCTCTCCCGACTCAAGCCTCGTGGTGCTTATAGTGGTCAGGCCGAAACCCTGCGGCAAAAAACAGGGATTTGTCCGATGGTAGATCTGCTTCAACCGAGGGAGCCCTGGGATCTCTGTCTGTCGGCCCTGGCCAATTTGCGTCCGGCTTCCCCTCAGACCCCGGCCAAATCTGAAGCCACCCAGCGCCTGGTCTGGTTTATCACCTACACCACGAAAGCCTGGTTATTGCAACCCCGTGAGCAAACCATCACAGCGAAAGGGGATTGGAGTAAAGGTCGGAATATTGCCCTGAAACGCCTCAAGAATAATCTGAATGAATTGACCTATTTTACGCCTCAGGATCGGGAGGTTTGTGCCCATCTCAAAGCCCTGTCCTCTGGCTATTACGGACAAGTGGATTACGTTTTCGATGAGAAGGCGATCGTGGCCCTGATTGGTCATCCCCTGGTGTTCTGGGAGAATGCGCCAACCGTCTCGGTCGAAGTGGTCAAGGGAGAACCGGAACTTCTGGTGCAGGAGGGGAAAGAGGGGCAGATGACACTCCAGTTATCGCCCAAATTGCAGGAGAACCAACCGATCCTGGTGGTGAAGGAAAGTCCAACCCGGTTAAAGGTCTTTCAAATCAAGCCTGAGCATCGCCGGATTGCTGAAATTCTGGGAAAGCAGAACCGCTTACAGGTTCCGGCGGTGGCAAAGGAACGGGTATTAGCGGCGATCGGAGCTGTCTCTGGCATTGTCACGGTCCATTCTGATATTGGCGGTGGGGTAGGCAGTGCTACAGGAGTGCCCTCGGATAGCAAACCCCATGTGCACCTGTTGCCTGCCGGTGCAGGATTAAAGGTGGCGGTGCTGGCCCGTCCTTTTGCCCAGGGCGGACCCTACTATCGGCCCGGTGCCGGTGGTGCAACTGTGATTGCCGAGATTGACGGTCAGCGCTTGCAAACCACCAGAGAGTTGCGGGAAGAAAAGAGGCTGGCCAAAGCAGCGATCGCCGCCTGTCCAACCCTGGTGCGCCAGCCTGAGCAGGAGGGAGAATGGCGGGTGGAAGACCCAGAGGACTGTCTGGAACTGCTACTGGAACTTCAGGCTCTGGGAGAGAACATTGTGCTGGAATGGCCTGAAGGGGAAAAAATCCGGGTCAGCCATCAGGCCAGCCTGCAAAATCTGCGGTTAAAAATTCAACGCCAGAATGATTGGTTTGCCACCAGCGGCGAGCTAAAACTAGACGATACCCTGGTGCTGGATATGCAACACCTGCTGGAACTGTTGCAGCAGGCCCCTGGTCGGTTTATCCCTCTGGGAGACGGGCAGTTCCTGGCCCTGACCCACGAGTTTCGCAAACGGCTGGAAGAGTTACAGACCTTTGCGGACAAGCAGGGCAAAGGTCTGCGGATTCATCCCCTGGCGGCCCTGGCCATGGAAGACTGGGTGAATGAAGTGGGGACCTTACAGGCCGATCAGCACTGGAAGACCCATATCCGGCGGCTGCGGGAAATGCAGAGTCTGCAACCGCAGTTGCCCTCCACCCTGCAGGCCGAGCTGCGGGATTATCAACTGGAGGGATTTCAGTGGATGGCGCGGCTGGCTCACTGGGGGGTGGGGGCCTGTCTGGCCGATGATATGGGCCTGGGTAAGACCGTGCAGGCCTTAGCAGTGATTCTGACCCGTGCCCCGGCAGGCCCGACCCTGATTGTGGCTCCGACTTCAGTCTGCATGAATTGGCTGGAAGAAGCCCACCGGTTTGCTCCGACCCTAAACCTGATCCAGTTGGGCAGTGGGGACCGTCAGAAAGTGCTGAATCAGTTGCAACCTTTTGACATGCTGGTGTGCAGTTATGGATTGCTGCAACAGGAAGAAGTGGCGGAGATGTTGGCCCAGGTGCAGTGGCAGACGATCGTTCTGGATGAAGCCCAGTCCATTAAGAACTTTGCCACCAAGCGATCGCAGGCGGCCATGACCCTGCAGGGAGGCTTCAAGCTGATCACCACAGGCACCCCGATCGAGAACCATCTGGGGGAACTGTGGAATCTGTTCCGGTTCATCAATCCTGGGTTGCTGGGTTCCCTGGAGCATTTCAACCAGCGGTTTGCCACACCGATCGAGCGGTATCAGGATGAGCGAGCGCGTCAGCATCTGAAGAAACTGATTCAGCCTTTTCTGCTGCGCCGCACGAAAAACCAGGTGTTGCAGGAATTGCCCTCCCGCACAGAAATCCTGCTGCATGTGGAGCTAAGTCGGGAGGAACTGGCTTTCTACGAAGCGCTGCGGCAGGAAGCAGTGGCCAAGCTTGCGGATAGTGATGCGGTCAGTGGCGCTAAACATTTGCAGGTGCTGGCAGAAATCATGCGGCTGCGACGGGCCTGCTGCAATACCCGGCTAGTGGCTCCTGATCTGGGTCTGCCCAGTGCCAAGCTGACTCTGTTTGGCGAAGTACTGGCAGAACTCCTGGAGAACCGCCATAAGGCCCTAGTGTTCAGCCAGTTTGTGGATCATTTGCACCTGATTCGAGACTATCTGGACCAGCAGCAGATTCGGTATCAGTATCTGGATGGCAGTACTCCGGCCTCGGAGCGAAAAAAGCGGGTCACAGCCTTCCAATCTGGGGAAGGGGATGTGTTTTTAATTAGCCTGAAGGCAGGGGGGACGGGCCTCAATCTCACGGCTGCGGATTATGTGATTCACATGGACCCCTGGTGGAATCCGGCGGTGGAGGATCAGGCATCCGATCGGGCGCACCGGATTGGCCAGCAACGTCCAGTCACGATTTATCGGTTGGTGGCAAAGCACACGATCGAAGAGAAGATTGTCAATCTGCACCAGCACAAGCGGGATTTGGCAGACAGTTTACTCGAAGGGACAGAAATGAGTGGCAAGATGTCCACAGATGAGTTACTGCGGTTGATTAGTTCTGAGGCATAA
- a CDS encoding DUF305 domain-containing protein, with translation MKQVVVKTKFLPLVIATIATMGNGLTACSNPHTQLQTTNPVATDAGSKPATDHANMDHNAMDLGAADADFDLRFMNAMIPHHEGAVAMAKDALTKAQHPELRQLANEIIASQQAEIDQMKQWRKTWYGK, from the coding sequence ATGAAGCAAGTTGTTGTGAAGACTAAGTTTTTACCACTGGTCATCGCTACGATCGCCACCATGGGTAATGGTCTAACTGCCTGTTCAAATCCCCACACCCAACTTCAGACAACCAATCCCGTTGCCACCGATGCTGGCTCGAAGCCAGCCACAGATCATGCCAACATGGATCACAATGCCATGGATCTGGGTGCTGCCGATGCAGACTTTGATTTGCGCTTTATGAACGCCATGATTCCCCATCATGAAGGTGCAGTTGCAATGGCAAAAGATGCGCTCACCAAAGCCCAACATCCTGAGTTAAGGCAATTGGCGAATGAGATTATCGCCTCTCAACAGGCAGAAATTGACCAGATGAAACAGTGGAGAAAAACCTGGTACGGCAAGTAG
- a CDS encoding IS1 family transposase, whose amino-acid sequence MVICSKKQKQYLPEELEVGNCWIEVSLSNSSGVILAARVGKHTDELIESLVLNTEGKTECKPWNSDDWGGYERVLPPEILPYIGKDKTQRLEANGIVRQQI is encoded by the coding sequence ATGGTCATTTGTAGCAAGAAACAAAAGCAATACCTCCCAGAAGAATTAGAGGTGGGGAATTGCTGGATTGAGGTGAGTCTGTCAAATTCCAGTGGCGTGATTTTAGCTGCTAGAGTTGGCAAACATACGGATGAGTTGATCGAATCGTTGGTGCTCAACACGGAAGGAAAGACAGAGTGTAAGCCATGGAATAGTGATGATTGGGGAGGTTACGAACGGGTCTTACCGCCTGAAATTCTCCCCTACATCGGCAAAGACAAGACCCAAAGGTTAGAGGCCAATGGCATTGTCAGGCAGCAAATTTAG
- a CDS encoding cytochrome c oxidase assembly factor Coa1 family protein, producing the protein MTPGVFIFISMIFYVTSSYSLQRLCKKLEIKPTWLSWTPFSPVLMYKAGGQAWWWFILLLFPFIQFIALIVLLIAWVRIFQRSGWKLAIVPLISSILFEVSIGGSILLFIVSFMTSSPPYKMAVEQVKQNSMVVESLGKPISTGWFVQGNLTTSFDGGSACLVIPVSGSKTKGEIYVDAQQQNGEWNFRELVVEVEGRNEPIVLAAPPPGSQGSLCF; encoded by the coding sequence ATGACCCCTGGAGTATTCATTTTTATTAGCATGATCTTTTATGTGACGTCTTCTTATTCTCTACAGAGATTGTGTAAAAAGCTAGAAATCAAACCTACCTGGTTATCATGGACACCGTTTAGTCCAGTTTTGATGTACAAAGCTGGTGGTCAAGCATGGTGGTGGTTCATCCTGCTTCTTTTCCCTTTTATTCAATTCATTGCGCTAATAGTATTGCTGATTGCATGGGTCAGAATTTTTCAAAGATCAGGGTGGAAACTGGCGATTGTTCCACTGATTTCTTCTATTTTGTTTGAAGTCAGTATAGGTGGAAGCATATTGTTATTTATTGTCAGTTTTATGACTTCTTCACCTCCCTATAAAATGGCTGTAGAACAGGTGAAGCAAAACTCAATGGTGGTAGAAAGCCTGGGAAAACCAATTTCGACAGGGTGGTTTGTGCAAGGTAATTTGACAACTTCCTTTGATGGTGGTTCAGCTTGTCTTGTCATTCCTGTTTCAGGCTCTAAGACTAAGGGAGAAATCTATGTTGATGCACAACAGCAAAACGGTGAATGGAATTTTCGTGAATTAGTTGTGGAAGTAGAGGGGCGTAATGAGCCGATCGTTTTAGCGGCTCCTCCTCCAGGCTCTCAAGGTTCTTTATGTTTCTAA
- a CDS encoding bifunctional metallophosphatase/5'-nucleotidase: protein MVNQVQRWGLGWGILLSLGFAAPTWAEIVPINLLHLNDVYEITPVQGGKRGGLARVATIRKQLLQENPRTYTLLAGDLFSPSALGTAKVKGERLAGRQIVAVMNTLGLDYATFGNHEFDLSEAQFLQRLQESTFRWFSSNVTDARGAPFPGVLPQVILTVKGERGDRVRLGLIGLTLPANQTDYVRYQDVLASARKQVKTLRGKVDILIAVTHLAIEADRQLAAELPDIDLILGGHEHENIQQWRVVNRLQTTKGCPRRMTPIFKADANAVTVYIHRLTYDTVRRCLAIQSTLQAVTADIPEDSRTAALVKDWLEQGFQGFRADGFEPTEVVATTSEALDGLESTVRNQETQLTRLIARSLLRSVPQAELAIFNSGAIRVDDVLPPGPITQYDVIRILPFGGKVLTVNLRGDILQQVLDMGQANRGSGGYLQTANVSRSPQGEGWLIQGQRLDPQRAYRVAINDFLVSGREQNLGFLKLGEPGIEALATGEDIRFALMRELRSGQQIQP from the coding sequence ATGGTTAACCAGGTTCAACGATGGGGACTGGGATGGGGCATTCTGTTGTCCCTGGGTTTTGCGGCTCCCACCTGGGCTGAAATTGTCCCCATCAATCTCCTGCATTTAAATGATGTCTATGAAATTACCCCGGTTCAGGGGGGAAAACGGGGAGGATTAGCCCGCGTGGCCACTATCCGAAAACAGCTTTTGCAAGAAAATCCCCGTACCTATACCTTGCTGGCCGGTGATTTGTTCAGCCCTTCGGCTCTGGGGACCGCCAAAGTTAAGGGGGAGCGTCTGGCCGGACGGCAGATCGTGGCGGTGATGAACACCCTGGGGCTGGACTATGCCACCTTCGGCAACCACGAGTTTGATTTGTCCGAGGCGCAATTTCTCCAGCGGCTGCAAGAATCGACCTTTCGCTGGTTCTCCAGCAATGTGACAGATGCTAGAGGAGCCCCATTTCCCGGTGTACTGCCCCAGGTGATTCTGACGGTGAAAGGAGAACGGGGCGATCGGGTCCGACTGGGCTTGATTGGCCTGACCTTACCAGCCAACCAGACGGACTATGTGCGTTATCAAGACGTGTTGGCCAGTGCCCGCAAACAAGTCAAGACCCTGCGCGGAAAGGTAGACATTCTTATCGCTGTGACCCATCTAGCGATCGAGGCCGATCGGCAACTGGCGGCGGAATTACCTGACATTGACCTGATCCTGGGGGGCCATGAGCATGAGAACATCCAGCAATGGCGAGTCGTCAATCGACTGCAGACGACCAAAGGCTGTCCCCGCAGGATGACGCCCATTTTCAAAGCCGATGCCAATGCCGTCACAGTCTATATCCATCGCCTGACCTACGATACGGTACGGCGCTGCCTTGCCATCCAATCTACCTTGCAGGCGGTTACTGCCGACATTCCAGAAGACAGTCGGACGGCGGCATTGGTCAAGGACTGGCTGGAACAAGGATTTCAGGGTTTTCGGGCCGATGGATTTGAGCCCACGGAGGTGGTCGCCACCACTTCAGAGGCTCTGGATGGGCTGGAGTCCACTGTGCGAAATCAGGAAACCCAACTCACCCGGCTGATTGCCCGATCGCTCCTGAGATCGGTGCCACAGGCGGAGCTGGCCATCTTCAACAGTGGGGCCATTCGAGTCGATGATGTGCTGCCCCCCGGACCCATTACCCAGTACGATGTGATCCGAATTTTGCCCTTTGGCGGCAAAGTCCTTACGGTAAATCTGCGGGGAGATATTTTGCAGCAGGTGCTGGATATGGGGCAAGCCAATCGGGGGAGTGGGGGCTATCTGCAGACGGCCAATGTCAGCCGTTCTCCTCAAGGAGAGGGGTGGTTGATTCAGGGCCAGCGGCTGGACCCCCAGCGCGCCTATCGGGTGGCCATCAATGATTTCCTGGTCAGCGGGCGCGAGCAGAACCTGGGGTTTTTGAAGCTGGGCGAACCAGGCATTGAAGCGCTGGCCACGGGAGAGGATATTCGCTTTGCCCTGATGCGGGAATTGCGATCGGGCCAGCAGATCCAGCCCTGA
- a CDS encoding NAD(P)H-quinone oxidoreductase subunit 4 — protein MTDDRFPWLTAIVLLPLVASLLIPVLPDKNGKQVRWYALSVAIANFVLMCYAFWKHYDAGSATFQLAEKYAWVPQLGLNWAVSVDGVSVPLVLLAGLVTTLSIFAAWQVNLKPRLFYFLMLVLYSAQIGVFVAQDILLLFIAWEVELVPVYLLVCIWGGQKRRYAATKFLLYTAAASIFILIAGLAMAFYGNTITFDMVELGLKNYPIALELLLYAGLLIAFGVKLAIFPLHTWLPDAHGEASAPVSMILAGVLLKMGGYGLIRLNLELLPDAHIYFAPILAILGVVNIIYGALNSFAQTNMKRRLAYSSISHMGFVLLGVASYTDVGMSGAMLQMISHGLIAAVLFFLTGVTYDRTHTLTMEEMGGIGQVMPRVFALFTMGAMASLALPGMSGFVGELSVFVGMATSDIYSSSFRIVTIFLSAVGLILTPIYLLSMLRQVFYGSGTAPTCDLITPGAEGQSNQEAVCFGTNCVLPADAKYTDASPREIFIAACFLMLIVGIGFYPKLATQMYDVKTVAVNAQVRQSYTQIAQENPQIYASSLVIPQVRAAKVATVIGISR, from the coding sequence ATGACAGACGATCGATTCCCCTGGCTGACTGCGATTGTGCTGCTCCCACTCGTCGCTTCCCTGCTCATCCCCGTGTTGCCCGATAAAAACGGCAAACAGGTGCGATGGTATGCCCTGAGTGTGGCGATCGCGAATTTTGTTTTGATGTGCTATGCCTTCTGGAAGCATTACGATGCGGGCAGTGCTACTTTTCAACTCGCAGAAAAGTATGCCTGGGTACCCCAACTCGGTTTAAATTGGGCTGTTTCGGTCGATGGGGTGTCTGTTCCCCTAGTGCTGCTGGCGGGTTTGGTAACCACCCTCTCCATTTTTGCGGCCTGGCAGGTGAATCTGAAGCCCCGCCTTTTCTACTTCCTGATGCTGGTTCTGTATTCTGCCCAGATCGGGGTGTTTGTGGCCCAAGATATTCTCTTGCTGTTTATTGCCTGGGAAGTTGAACTGGTTCCGGTCTACCTGCTGGTTTGTATCTGGGGTGGCCAGAAACGCCGCTATGCCGCTACCAAGTTCCTGCTTTACACTGCCGCTGCTTCTATCTTCATTCTGATAGCAGGGCTGGCCATGGCGTTCTATGGCAATACCATTACCTTTGATATGGTTGAGCTGGGCCTGAAGAATTATCCGATCGCCCTGGAACTCTTGCTCTATGCCGGTTTACTCATTGCTTTCGGGGTCAAACTGGCAATTTTCCCGCTCCACACTTGGCTGCCCGATGCTCACGGTGAGGCTTCTGCTCCCGTCTCGATGATTTTGGCAGGCGTGCTCCTGAAGATGGGGGGATACGGGCTGATTCGCCTGAATCTGGAGCTTCTCCCCGATGCCCATATTTACTTCGCCCCGATTCTGGCGATTCTGGGGGTCGTCAACATTATCTATGGAGCCCTCAACTCCTTTGCCCAGACCAACATGAAGCGGCGTCTGGCCTACTCCTCAATTTCCCACATGGGGTTTGTGTTACTGGGAGTGGCCTCCTACACCGATGTGGGCATGAGCGGGGCCATGTTACAGATGATTTCCCATGGCTTGATTGCTGCCGTGCTGTTTTTCCTGACTGGCGTCACCTACGATCGGACCCACACCCTGACCATGGAAGAGATGGGAGGGATTGGTCAGGTCATGCCCCGAGTGTTTGCCCTGTTCACAATGGGGGCAATGGCTTCTCTGGCCCTGCCTGGGATGAGTGGCTTTGTGGGTGAGTTGTCAGTCTTCGTGGGTATGGCCACCAGCGACATTTACAGTTCATCCTTCCGCATTGTGACCATTTTCCTGTCAGCCGTTGGTCTGATTCTGACCCCGATTTACCTGCTCTCCATGCTGCGACAGGTGTTCTATGGGTCTGGAACTGCTCCCACTTGTGACCTGATCACCCCCGGTGCTGAGGGCCAGAGTAACCAGGAAGCGGTTTGTTTTGGGACTAACTGCGTTCTTCCGGCTGACGCCAAGTATACAGATGCCAGCCCTCGGGAAATTTTTATTGCAGCCTGCTTCCTGATGCTGATTGTGGGGATTGGATTTTATCCAAAATTAGCCACCCAGATGTATGACGTGAAAACGGTGGCGGTGAACGCTCAAGTTCGTCAGTCTTACACCCAGATTGCTCAGGAAAATCCTCAAATCTATGCTTCGAGCCTCGTTATCCCTCAAGTGAGAGCGGCTAAAGTTGCAACGGTGATAGGCATTTCTCGATAA
- the gltD gene encoding glutamate synthase small subunit — protein MGKPTGFIEYLRESPSELAPLDRLRNWDEFHLPMPDDRLRTQAARCMDCGTPFCHTGTLISNMASGCPINNLIPEWNDLVYRGLWKEALDRLHKTNNFPEFTGRVCPAPCEGSCVLGIHNPPVTIKNIEYSIIDKGWEEGWITADPPTKRTGKKVAVVGSGPAGLSAAAQLNKAGHWVTVFERADRPGGLLMYGIPNMKLDKEQVVLRRLNVLEEEGVKFACNTEVGKDLPVETLLQEFDATILCVGATKPRDLPIEGRDLKGIHFAMEFLTANTKAILDRHQNRGFISAAGKDVVIIGGGDTGTDCVGTSLRHGCNSLVQLEILPQPPAERAADNPWPEWPKVYRMDYGQEEAAAQFGDDPRVYLTTATKFEGDADGQVKAVHTVQVEWTKNEKGQFIPKQIPGTEKVLPAQLVLLAMGFLGPEQPLLDALGLDRDGRSNIKADYGKYNTSIPGVFAAGDCRRGQSLVVWAFNEGRGAARECDLYLMGHSDLP, from the coding sequence ATGGGAAAACCAACCGGCTTCATCGAATACCTGCGGGAATCGCCCTCTGAACTGGCTCCCCTCGATCGCCTCCGCAATTGGGACGAGTTCCACTTGCCCATGCCGGACGATCGCCTCCGCACCCAGGCGGCCCGCTGTATGGACTGTGGCACCCCCTTCTGCCATACCGGGACCCTGATCAGCAACATGGCTAGCGGTTGCCCGATCAATAACCTGATTCCGGAATGGAATGATCTGGTGTATCGCGGCCTCTGGAAAGAAGCCCTCGATCGGCTGCACAAGACGAACAACTTCCCGGAGTTCACGGGGCGGGTTTGTCCGGCCCCCTGTGAAGGCTCCTGTGTTCTCGGGATTCACAATCCTCCCGTGACGATCAAAAATATCGAGTACTCGATCATTGATAAGGGTTGGGAGGAAGGCTGGATCACGGCGGACCCGCCGACCAAACGCACGGGCAAGAAAGTGGCCGTGGTTGGCTCTGGCCCTGCCGGATTGTCTGCTGCAGCTCAGCTCAATAAAGCTGGCCACTGGGTGACGGTGTTTGAACGGGCCGATCGACCGGGGGGACTGCTCATGTATGGTATCCCCAACATGAAACTGGATAAGGAACAGGTGGTGCTGCGTCGCCTCAATGTCCTGGAGGAGGAAGGGGTGAAGTTTGCCTGCAACACTGAGGTCGGCAAGGATTTGCCAGTGGAGACCCTGCTGCAGGAGTTTGATGCAACCATCCTTTGTGTTGGAGCTACCAAACCCCGGGATTTACCGATCGAAGGCCGGGATCTGAAGGGTATTCACTTCGCCATGGAGTTTCTCACGGCCAACACGAAGGCAATCCTCGATCGGCATCAGAACAGGGGTTTCATCTCTGCTGCAGGCAAGGATGTCGTGATCATTGGTGGGGGGGACACCGGCACCGATTGTGTTGGCACTTCCCTGCGCCATGGGTGTAACAGCCTGGTGCAACTGGAAATTCTGCCCCAACCCCCAGCAGAACGGGCTGCGGACAATCCCTGGCCGGAATGGCCCAAGGTCTATCGGATGGACTATGGCCAGGAAGAAGCTGCCGCCCAGTTTGGCGACGATCCACGGGTATATCTCACGACTGCCACGAAGTTTGAAGGGGATGCAGACGGGCAGGTCAAGGCCGTCCACACCGTGCAGGTAGAATGGACGAAAAACGAGAAGGGACAGTTTATTCCCAAGCAGATTCCGGGCACGGAAAAAGTCCTCCCGGCCCAACTCGTCCTGCTGGCCATGGGCTTCCTGGGGCCCGAACAACCCCTGCTGGATGCCCTGGGCCTCGATCGAGATGGCCGCAGCAACATTAAAGCTGACTATGGCAAGTACAATACCAGCATTCCCGGAGTCTTCGCGGCTGGAGACTGTCGTCGGGGGCAGAGCCTGGTGGTCTGGGCCTTCAATGAGGGACGTGGGGCAGCCCGAGAATGTGACCTCTATTTGATGGGCCACTCTGATTTGCCTTAA